The DNA region AATTAAGAGGTGGCCATGTGGCTTTTCTTTAATCATATCCGTCACTAAGTTGTATAGAGCTTTAGCTTTACAACTTTTTAATATTCTATCCtaaaaaatcatacaatataGTAGTATTATTATGAAAATTTGAATGGGTTTCTAGTCTTCAGAAATGGTAAAGGTATGGGTCAGACCAAAGAAATTTGccttttactttaaaataatcattaataagaaatcatttttcctcttttattttaaaagaattttcgtaattaattacttaattcaACTCGGCTTGTCTCTTCCGACTAAAACATCTgcactgttttgtttttaaaaaattcatttcGACAACTCTTTGCCACGTGTCACTATCTCCTGAGATTTCCTTGACCTaaatccttttttgttttgttttttttttttttttttttttNNNNNNNNNNNNNNNNNNNNNNNNNNNNNNNNNNNNNNNNNNNNNNNNNNNNNNNNNNNNNNNNNNNNNNNNNNNNNNNNNNNNNNNNNNNNNNNNNNNNNNNNNNNNNNNNNNNNNNNNNNNNNNNNNNNNNNNNNNNNNNNNNNNNNNNNNNNNNNNNNNNNNNNNNNNNNNNNNNNNNNNNNNNNNNNNNNNNNNNNNNNNNNNNNNNNNNNNNNNNNNNNNNNNNNNNNNNNNNNNNNNNNNNNNNNNNNNNNNNNNNNNNNNNNNNNNNNNNNNNNNNNNNNNNNNNNNNNNNNNNNNNNNNNNNNNNNNNNNNNNNNttttttttttttttttttttttttttttttttgttaaaaaatccttttttgttttgtttacaacACATAAATCCTAAACTGTCTTTTGTGCCTACGGAAAATATCTGCGATTCGTTTCTTAAGAGTAACatatacaaaactaaaacatgtaaggaaaaaaaaaagaaacatacttATATACCAACAAATttcatataaaacaaataaaaaaattaagttgtGTTCTTTAGTAGTGAAAAGTATTTTGGCGGACCATGGATTCAGAGTCTCACATGGCTCGATCGTGTTAATTGGTAATATTGGAATTAGTGTAGAAGATCACATTTCAGGACGTAAAACGTTTGACCGCTCGTGTTAGTGGTTTTCTACATCTATTAAGTTATACACTACCAAATTGTGTTCTTATAAATCCATGTTTGTTTCTTGTATCGAAAATCTTGAAAGATTTCTAGTACAAGTACTATGTTATTCTTATATATGATTTCTCAGTTCGTGTGATAGTGAAAATTACgtcataaaaagaaatttaggtTATCTCTCTTGACTTATATATGTAATCAAAGTTTTCTTTCGATATGAGCTCTTCttgtaatgttttattttctcttttgttttccattgtaattaaaacaaaacgcTGCCCTTTTATAGTAAGTAAAGAATATTTGATATCAATAAATATATCGATGTCGAATTTAATCGTGAAAATTTGCAGTTAAAATTTTCCTACAACCaaacgtatatatattttggtagtAACAGCACTTAAACcaattatatatgttacataCTACAGATTTTACATATATACTCTACGACATGCACCACCGTTTCtatatatccaaaaaaagaGGTATTACACGCCCGAAGATCTCATAGATGTAGATATAAACGTGAAATCAATTAGTAGAAACTATTATTATGCTATCTCgtaacatattataaatatgtattttttatcatttaggTTTAGTCTTTCTCGAGAAGCTGTTTGACATTGTATATCAATCAGGTAATTTAATCCTGTTAGCTATCAAACTGCATGCATGATATTTTTGGATTCGATCTCAAGACAAAAATAGTTAGATGAACAAAACTGTAAACAGTATTATATTTGAGTTTTACATAATCAGAGTACTGCGACGTGTTAATATGAATATTAATCAAGTGACCTGATTCTGAGTTTTGATACTACaaattactataattaattatatataatgtttgttttccttttataaCCAGCTTTTGATTTGTATTGAACAATATACAGATTGGTTTCGGGACAGATCTTTATACTTGATTTGGTGAGTTAGTGGTCCACTGCAGATTTGTCTCCCTACGTGTTTTTAATGATACCCTTCCCTCTTTGGTATGTTTTACTCACACTCACACTCACACAATCATTAATCATtctttaatcttaattaatgCCCATTAATGGCTGTTTGTTGTGATCATTATACGATACGTATAATACACTCTCTCTTTTAGCAGAaatacttttcttttcatatagAAATTTGGTAATTGGAgttagttaattattaattgaatgtgttttatactttatttacaataaattaatttatgtcAATGTgaactttttataaaaacatgtCAATCATTGGAGTTAGTAGTTAACATTTTTTGGTGTTGTTGCACTTAATTAATAACTATTGttagaattttaataattttttatcataGTTTTATACATATTAAAGCAACTATTGATAGGTAaatcatattaatttataaaaaactgataattgttataacttataaccgCATCGCAAGTCACAGTTACTTTTATATTTCAATGCTTGTTCTTATTATTCCAATCGCTTGGCATCAACTACACTTTGTtcggttattggtttattagaaATCATGTGTTCCTTTTATTGTGTGCAGCATCATGTGTTCTAATGTCATCATTCGAATCATAGCTAGTAAAGGCTAGCTAGTGGTTGATGGGAGAGAAGCACAGCAACATTTGTTGGGGACTTGGTGTGAATTTGTTTCCGTTTAAGATATCTTTGTATTTTTCctgttattatatttaaaaaattacaataatagaTTTCTTCGTCATTGGGTAAACCCTGAATCGGACCTATCCATGTGGAGAACACTGGACTAAAGCCCCCACTGATTTAGAATATGTAGTTAGGAATACTCTGTATCTTTTTAAcgcttttaaaacatatttaaggAAAAGTGCATTCTACTTACTCTAGTTTGATCAATCATGGGCTTCTACATCATATGTTCAGTTTTCGTTATTTcgttatttcttttcttttcataacattatgttatatatatataaaacgaaaaaacgaaaaaacgaagaaaacagATGTGCAACAGTGCAAGCTAATGCCGAACGTTTTCACCATAATGAATTTTTAGATCTTTACCTGAAAAAGTTTGTTTAATAATCTGATTGGCAacttgttcaaaaaaaaattgaaaatacatTTTGCCgacaaagtaaaaatatataacgaCATTAGTAACATGAAGTTTGGATGTAATTAAACCCAGTTTCTTTCGTACACACTAACACACATTTAAACCAAATGTTTTAATACTAAATTGTAAAAATCTTCATAGATTTGTTTAGAAGtatgtatgtatttatttttattttttttgtcatcctTTATAGATTCTAAACgaaaataagtaatttttttgtttacattccATGGCATGCAATTATTatagatttaatatttaatacagATTTATTAAAGATCTAATAAATCTATCATAAGAATATTTTCCGTTTATGCATGGTGATAAGTTGTTATGATTTCTAACATTGTACATcacttttatgtttttatattattgatatttcCATTACAGaatgaattttataaatatcaaaCATAGAATATTACTTATCCATCAAAAATTCCTTTGATGGATAAGTAATATTCCTATAACGTCAAACATCAAACATAAACAATACTACTATTTTCACATTTGCAATTTACAGTTACATATTTTTGTacttattgtatatatatatgaatatccAATGTCgattaaaaaaactatgaagAAATCAGAATTTATAAGCAacaacacaaatacaaaaaaaaaaagaaaaaaaaaaatcgatgataaaaatcagagagaaacaagaacCGGATCGGTTTGTTTCCACTGTTACAGAGGAAGGAGGAAACAGCGGGAAACTTTACTTACCGTTATaagggagagaagagaagagtgttATTCTTCTTTGCGTGGTTTTGCTCTGGAGGGTTTTGCAGGAACAACGTAACTGAGGAGGATCAATACAACAGGTAAGATTGTTCCAATGTAATATACGCTCCCATAGGCGGTGAGTGTTTCGTGCAAGCTTAACACCTGTGAGAGATTACAATTAACAACAAacaatggttttaaaaataagGCGTTAAAGAGTGATTGACCAATGTGATAGGAGAGAAAAGAGTTGGTTAATTACCATGAAACCGACGGCTGAGTAGTTGAGAACCAAAACGGTGTAAAGGAAGTTTATGAACACCATGCTTTTTCTCAGCATTGCCATTTGCGGACTGATGGCTTGTTGCCACCGGTAAATAACTGCAACGGAGAAAAAACAGAGTTAGATCAACAAGAAGATAGACGCCATTAGCAAAAGAGTGAAACTGGGAAAACTGTATATCACCCCGTGAGCCGGCAATCATCAGAGCTGACTGAACAAAGAACATCATATAACCAGGATAGAGTCCCTGCAAATTGCATTGGATTCGGTTAGTTAGTTTCCAGCTTAAGATTTGGAAAGAACACGAAGAGAATAGATGAAGAATAAAGAACTCACATGCCAAACCGCACTGACAGTTTGTGTAGCTAGTAACTGGAAGAAACCTGCTTTCTTCCCATTCTGCACAAGTCTCTCATACACATCTGCATTGTAAACAACATGAATAAGTGGGATAGTCACTCACAAATCACAGTGACTAAGTTTCACAGATCAACTGAAATTGCCTGCCTTTTATGAATCTTCGAGTATCAGAAGACTACTTACAGTGACGGAGCCACGTGCTGACTTGTATGTTCCATACAAGCGGAATCTGAACCGCACTCTTAGCTAGTTCGACACCGAGAATGTCTACGTTCTTGGCACGGTCCCATTTAGGCTTTGGTGAAGCATCATTAGTCCAACCACTGAAACCCAAGCCAGAGATGATAATTGAAGCCTCTGAAATTGACCAGATGAAGTAATACTTCCAACGGGCAGTGAATCCCGCCATGTATTGGTAACTAAATTTTCTCAAGAATCCCCATTCTTGGTACACGGGTTCCGTGAACCGAGTTAACGGGTATTGAGGTACTAAATAGAGATACAGAGCCATGCAGATCGCAGCTTGAAAAATAGCTCTGACTGTAGCTTCGAAAGGAGATGGctgctttcttttatttgaagTATCCCAAATCTGAAAAGCACCACCAATGTTTACAAATTTACAGTCTAGTCTATAAAAATTCACTGTTTTCTTGATAAACACAAAAAgatcacaagaagaagaagaagcttacccCTTTCCCTTCGGTCCATTCAAGATAATCTTTCGTTTCATAAACGGGACCAGCAAAATGACTACCGCAACAGAGGCAGTAACCAAAGTACTCAATCAAAGACGGCATCTGAACCAATCTGTTTTTCTTCTGAGCTTCACGAAGACCTTCCTCCTTCAACATCCCATCATTGTAATTCATTGCACACGAGATCACTTTCAGCGTTAACACCATTAACGCACCTAATAcatcccaaacaaaaaaataagagccAGTTTAAGAAGCTACTAACAATACTACTCAAGACCAAATTCATCACTAACTCGTAAAAACAAAAGCATCCAAAACataaaggaagaaactttgATTCAATCTGTTCCAGATACATAAAACCCAATTCAACCTAGAATGTAACAAAGTGACTAATcaaaattcaacaacaacaacatcatcagtGGATAATAAGATAGAGGAGATTAAGAGTTACCAGTAGAGTCGATTCCTCCTTCTTTCCAAGCATCCCCACTCATGTAAAACACATGACTACACACACAAATCACCAAATTGTAACATAACTAAATCAGCCTTTTGTTCAAAAATCAAGCATTGTATCataacatataagaaaaaattgagatttttaagTAGTACCAGCCAATAAGATAAGCGAAACCGAGGAAGAAAGTGATGATTCCACACTTGGGTCTATAAACCGCCATTGAAGCATAACCGATCGTCATCGGAACAAGGAAGTGGAGGTTAGAGGAGAATCCAAACGAAAGGTAAGAGAGTAAAGCACCTGAAGCTGCAGCGTACAAGTGTTTACCGATTCCACTCGGAACGATTCGCCAAGCGAATGAAACAGGGATCATGGCCACGAAACAGAGTAGGAAACGGAGAACGGCCACCGATACTCCGATCGAAGCAGCCATGGAACTCATATCCACCAATCCCATggcttgttattttttttaactcgaACCGAGTTTCTCCGGTGAAGGTGAAGAGAAGCTCTGATCTCTCGCCGCCGAGGCTATATGGATCCGGTCGTGTCGTGTGGTTGTTCGCTTCTTTATTAACGAAAGGTATCAAAATTCACCAATAATAAACCGGTCGgtacaattttaaaaaccagattgaaattgaaaaccatcggtttaatataaaaaccctaatttccttTTTCCCTCATCTTACAATCTCTCTCATTAACAGTTCTGTTCATCATCCTCCCTCTTTAGCCGTCGTTGCTTGATTCTACAGGTTCCTCTGttcaagtaagttttttttttttactctgtttcgaTTTGAAGGCACTAGATGTGGTAAAAGGAGTATGTTTGTCTGTTATGGGTTGAGTTTGAAGCGTGCTCTTTTATTGATTAGGTTCAGGTTTTGACATGAAGGAAGCTGGTAAGTTTGAAGCGAGCTCGAGTAGGATAGTTTTTGAGGACAGTGATGAAGACCTTTCATGTTCATCTGTGTCTTCTTCAGATGAGGAGGTTAGTAACTTAATAATAAGAGTATTTGTTGATGAAACTTTAGAcattcttgtttgttgattttgaattttgaatgatctctttgttttttgaatGGGGGATAttaggaagaagaaacagagaaagagttgACATTTGAGGAAATACATAAGTTGCGAGCTGATGGGTCTAAGCCAGTTCCAAGGAAACCAAATCAAGTGAAGAAAACGGGTCGTGCTAACAAAAACAGGTACACACATTGTTTCCCTTGTTCTTGTTTACCTTCTTGTTGGTTATGTTTTGTTAATCTTGGGTGTTTCATTTGTGATGAAAATAGACCAGTGGAGTTGAGTTCTAAAAAACCTGTGAGTCGTTATAGAGAAGTTATTCATGTTCCAAAGAAGGTAATTGTGAAACTTTTGAATCCCtatttctctttatttgttctctctctctctctctctctcaagtgtTTGATTCTTGTGGGTGTAGaattgttgagttttttttttgttaaaagagtTTCTTTGTTTGCATTCAGGAACCTCGTGATCCTCGCTTTGTTTCATTGGGTGGAAGACTTGACCTTGACGGGTATGTTTTCTCTTGTCAACATGAAatttgttataacttataatatgcttgttgttcttgtttgagTGAACATAAGTTCTGTATCTTTTGTAGGTTCAAGAAGCGATACAATTTCTTCTTTGAAGATAAACTTCCTGTAGAAAGAGAGGTATTTTGTTCTAGCAATTTTCTGCGAGGTTCCGATTCCTCACGAAggctttttgtttgatattttgggGTTCTTAAAACAGGAATTGAAAAAGCagctaaagaaaacaaagaatcaagAAGAGGCCAATAAATTGAAGAACGAGTTAACTTATGTTGTGAGTGATCCTTTCTTTGCGCTCCCTGTTATTTAAAAACTCTCTGATCATTACTTTGTTTCCTCACCTTTTTTTGTCTGTTATATATACCTCAGGAGAAAATGTTGAAATATGAACCATCAACAAAGAACAAGGGAGCAGCGATACTAACAGAACACAAAAAGAGAGAACGAGAAGCCGCAAAAGAAGGGAAAAAGCCTTACTATCTCAAAAAATGTATGTCCGGAGTCTTTTTACTCAATAACTCCCACGTTTGTGGGTTGAAACATAacagttttgagtttttttttttttaatttgccaaCAGTTTTACTGAATTGATTTCTTTCTACTTATGCAGCGGAAATCCGAAAGCAAACACTCGTCGAAAAGTACAACAGTCTCAAGGTATGTAAATCAGTTTTTACTTCACAAAGTTTTTAAGTGTTTATATAAAAACGGAATCACTGAATcagttcttttgttttgggCATAATCCAGGAATCTGGGAAGCTTTCATCGTATCTTGACAaacggaggaagaagaatgcAACTAAGGATCATAGGTACATTCCCTACCGTCGATCAGAGGAATAGAGAGAGGCAGTTTTGCTTTCAGACCGATCGCTTACATCAATCCATGACAATTTTGTGGTCGTCTTTGTGATGATTTTATGCTTGAGAATTGAAAGACAAATGCAGTATAACCCAGTACAAAAGGCTATTTAGTTTGCCGAGAGACTCTAGAGCCATCAGAGGGTTCATATACTTTACTCTTCTTACTTATTTTatcaattgtttattttttttttctttttgtttttagtacTACTTTTAAGCATGAACGAACATAACATCCAAGATAAGatagattatatatttgatgAATCTGTAgatatattactattttaatataatattcatgtATGTAAAATGAAGAAGTATAAACAAATACGTATGTACTTGTTAGGTTAATGCACAATTTTTCAATGTCAAGCTTCTTTATCTTCTAAAATGATGGGTGTATTCGTCTTGACATTTCaagtgatttgtataaaatttacaaatgttATGTTACTCAATCATAGGTTTTAAAACGTCtattaaaattcactgttatccaaaacagtttgtggatttggatttaatgACTTCTAGGGTTctagaggatttgagaggaattgtttagttaaaaatacagaaatctaaatctcatggttttagataggatttgaaagaattttacaaataatcatatcaactttcctaaaatctatcaaaatttcaaatttcctaaatttcatcaaattctccaaaatcatggtttcaatacactctcatttgtttcttaatttagtTAAAACATAACCTTTGATTATTtcaactaagaaaaaaaatcaatattcctttttttatatagttaatctatattatatctatatgtCAATTACATTAAAGTAGCTAGattatttcaattttacattAATTGCTACAACTATATTATGAAgatgtaagatatatattatgtcTTATCTTGGAGAAGGTAAATCTAGCTTAATTTGTAAGATGTAAGATtatattctttaattaaaaatctttttttttccctagttaacttttttttctttataatttatatattgcaTATTATGTTGTTAGGTTCATGGTTACACCAAAAACCAAATGATGCATGTACAACTTCCATGGGAATTGGTAGAAAAAATACTCTATCGTGTTCCGCTTCTATCTGTAATCCGATTCAAGTGATTTAGGAGGTGTATTCCATCCAACATTTCAAGTGATTTGTctaatttaaaatgataaatcCTATGACAGTCATGGATTAAAGAAAGTCTAATGAAATCAAAGTGATTTGAAAATCGACTGATATTGACAACATTTTAggattgaaatatatattttcagttaaaaatacataaatatcaTGATTTTAAGTAGATTGGGGAGaatattacaataaatcataattttttttctaaaatcatattaaaactcaactcatttaatatatatgattgaataTGCTTCCTCTAATTACCAACTTATAATTGTCACAGaaaatcacaaatattttttttttctgattatgAAAATGTTAACTAAAACACAGTTACACATTCCCCTATAAATAAACCTTAATTACACAACAAACAATCACAATTAACAAACACTTTCTTCCATCAGCAATATTTCTAATACTTCtgctccaaaaaaaaaaaaaaaaactttttgtacTTTCAAAGAAAATGGAGAACAAAAGAATGGCCATGTTAGTGGTGATGATGTTGGTGATGGGGAACATGTTGATTGAGACAGAGGCTGTTATGTCTTTTTAAGTATGTTACGGAGGTTGTCTTCTGGCGTGTGGTATTTTAGCACCCAatatcaaaaaacttttctGTCCTTTCATGTGTATCAAGGATTGTAAACGTCGTGCACTCTCTGTTGAGGCGGATCTAAAAGAGATTAACCAGACTGATTATTTCTGCAACATTGGATGCGCTACCGATCGTTGTGGTTCATCCTCCTCAATCGAAGATAAGGgtaagtttatttgtttttttcttctttttttttctttcagttctTGTATAAATTAGGTCTACTTAGTTTTcagtttaatttaatgtttttatggtttgtttgtttaatatatGGCGGCAGATCATGTGGAGAAAGTTTCAGTATGGGTGGATTCATGTTCAGAGACTTGCTCCCACAAGAACTAAAAACCGCTTCAAATAGTGTCTAAATTAGACCACTAGTATGTATCAATTAAAACATTCTCCAAATGAGAATATCATTTCTTGAGTTACGAGCAGgccaattaataaaataaaaccattcatatcaaaaataaagaTACTTTCTATAATAAAGAGAAggatgtttttaataataatagtaatattgtGTACACTAACCATATTATTATTAGGCCTCGGTAAAATAATCGGAACCAAAGACACAAACCAAACTGACCcgaaaaaataaaaccaaaaccgaaaaaatattttaacggaccctaaaatttatttataaaaatcaaaaccgaaccaaatcaaGAATTGACTGGATATCCTAAATACCGGAAATATAACTTTGTTATGTCCATGATATCATACGACGTTTCCAAATATCCAATCTCAATTCtgaattcaaaaatattagttaattttagaccataataaacattatacttaaaataaccaaaatatccaaaaaaaatagtttttggtcaaaatttaatctctttttattttatttcacaaattttatttatt from Camelina sativa cultivar DH55 chromosome 3, Cs, whole genome shotgun sequence includes:
- the LOC104771589 gene encoding lysophospholipid acyltransferase 1-like isoform X1 codes for the protein MGLVDMSSMAASIGVSVAVLRFLLCFVAMIPVSFAWRIVPSGIGKHLYAAASGALLSYLSFGFSSNLHFLVPMTIGYASMAVYRPKCGIITFFLGFAYLIGCHVFYMSGDAWKEGGIDSTGALMVLTLKVISCAMNYNDGMLKEEGLREAQKKNRLVQMPSLIEYFGYCLCCGSHFAGPVYETKDYLEWTEGKGIWDTSNKRKQPSPFEATVRAIFQAAICMALYLYLVPQYPLTRFTEPVYQEWGFLRKFSYQYMAGFTARWKYYFIWSISEASIIISGLGFSGWTNDASPKPKWDRAKNVDILGVELAKSAVQIPLVWNIQVSTWLRHYVYERLVQNGKKAGFFQLLATQTVSAVWHGLYPGYMMFFVQSALMIAGSRVIYRWQQAISPQMAMLRKSMVFINFLYTVLVLNYSAVGFMVLSLHETLTAYGSVYYIGTILPVVLILLSYVVPAKPSRAKPRKEE
- the LOC104771604 gene encoding rRNA biogenesis protein rrp36 yields the protein MKEAGKFEASSSRIVFEDSDEDLSCSSVSSSDEEEEETEKELTFEEIHKLRADGSKPVPRKPNQVKKTGRANKNRPVELSSKKPVSRYREVIHVPKKEPRDPRFVSLGGRLDLDGFKKRYNFFFEDKLPVEREELKKQLKKTKNQEEANKLKNELTYVEKMLKYEPSTKNKGAAILTEHKKREREAAKEGKKPYYLKKSEIRKQTLVEKYNSLKESGKLSSYLDKRRKKNATKDHRYIPYRRSEE
- the LOC104771589 gene encoding lysophospholipid acyltransferase 1-like isoform X2 — protein: MGLVDMSSMAASIGVSVAVLRFLLCFVAMIPVSFAWRIVPSGIGKHLYAAASGALLSYLSFGFSSNLHFLVPMTIGYASMAVYRPNHVFYMSGDAWKEGGIDSTGALMVLTLKVISCAMNYNDGMLKEEGLREAQKKNRLVQMPSLIEYFGYCLCCGSHFAGPVYETKDYLEWTEGKGIWDTSNKRKQPSPFEATVRAIFQAAICMALYLYLVPQYPLTRFTEPVYQEWGFLRKFSYQYMAGFTARWKYYFIWSISEASIIISGLGFSGWTNDASPKPKWDRAKNVDILGVELAKSAVQIPLVWNIQVSTWLRHYVYERLVQNGKKAGFFQLLATQTVSAVWHGLYPGYMMFFVQSALMIAGSRVIYRWQQAISPQMAMLRKSMVFINFLYTVLVLNYSAVGFMVLSLHETLTAYGSVYYIGTILPVVLILLSYVVPAKPSRAKPRKEE